A stretch of Anoplopoma fimbria isolate UVic2021 breed Golden Eagle Sablefish chromosome 4, Afim_UVic_2022, whole genome shotgun sequence DNA encodes these proteins:
- the zdhhc2 gene encoding palmitoyltransferase ZDHHC2 — protein sequence MAPSGSRSIKKGCQRVLYWIPVLFIALIVAWSYYAYVLQLCIASIEQTGEKVIYLLVYHVIFILFVWAYWQTIFTRPMNPLKEFHLSYSDKELLEREDRGESQQEIFRRIARELPIYTRTNSGAIRFCDRCQLLKPDRCHHCSVCDKCILKMDHHCPWVNNCVGFSNYKFFMLFLVYSLLYCLFITATDLQYFIKFWLNGLPDTQAKFHILFLFFSASMFSVSLASLFIYHCWLVCKNRSTLEAVRAPVFRHGTDKNGFSLGCSKNFRQVFGDEVKYWPIPVFSGLGDGCSFPACLVNLDPEQPSSPTGSNPANKSAAEGRQFPSKPLTESQSRLLTSTPSWSEGDSATDKDRKGASNPVLTIENEA from the exons ATGGCACCGTCGGGCTCGCGTAGTATCAAGAAGGGCTGTCAGAGAGTTTTGTACTGGATCCCGGTCCTCTTCATCGCCCTCATAGTGGCGTGGTCATACTACGCCTATGTGTTGCAGCTTTGCATAG CGTCCATCGAGCAAACAGGAGAGAAGG TGATATACTTGCTGGTGTATCATGTCATCTTCATCCTGTTTGTGTGGGCGTACTGGCAGACCATCTTCACCAGGCCCATGAACCCCCTGAAGGag TTCCACCTGTCCTACTCTGACAAAGAGCTGCTGGAGCGTGAAGACCGGGGGGAGTCTCAGCAGGAGATCTTCAGGAGGATAGCCAGGGAACTGCCCATCTACACCCGCACCAACTCTGGAG CAATCCGTTTCTGCGACCGCTGCCAGCTGCTGAAGCCTGATCGATGTCACCATTGTTCAGTCTGTGATAA ATGCATCCTGAAGATGGATCACCACTGCCCGTG GGTGAACAACTGCGTGGGATTCTCCAACTACAAGTTTTTCATGCTGTTCTTGGTGTATTCGCTGCTCTACTGCCTTTTTATAACTGCTACAGATCTTCAGTACTTCATTAAGTTTTGGCTG AACGGCCTCCCAGACACTCAGGCCAAATTCCACATcctgttcctcttcttctcggCCTCCATGTTCTCCGTCAGCCTGGCTTCTCTCTTCATCTATCACTGCTGGCTCGTCTGCAAAAACAGATCCACCCTCG AGGCTGTGCGTGCTCCAGTGTTCCGCCACGGCACCGATAAGAACGGTTTCAGTCTGGGCTGCAGTAAGAACTTCCGTCAGGTCTTTGGGGATGAAGTTAAATACTGGCCTATTCCTGTTTTCTCCGG TTTAGGTGACGGGTGCTCATTCCCAGCCTGTCTGGTGAATCTGGACCCAGAGCAGCCCTCATCGCCCACTGGCTCCAACCCCGCCAACAAGAG TGCAGCAGAGGGCCGCCAGTTCCCCTCCAAGCCACTGACGGAGTCTCAGAGTCGACTGCTCACCAGCACCCCCTCCTGGTCAGAGGGTGACAGTGcaacagacaaagacaggaagg GTGCCAGTAACCCAGTGTTGACCATAGAAAATGAGGCGTAA